The Caulobacter vibrioides sequence TTCGGGCACCTTCCTGGCCTTCGCCGACTATAGCCGCGCGGCCATCCGCCTGGGCGCCCTGATGGAGGCCCGCGTCATCCACGTGATGACCCACGACTCCATCGGTCTGGGCGAAGACGGCCCGACGCACCAGCCGGTCGAGCACGTGGCCAGCTTGCGCGCCATCCCCAACCTGCTGGTCTTCCGCCCGGCCGACGCGGTCGAGGCCGCTGAATGCTGGAAGGCGGCGCTGCAGCACCAACGCACGCCGTCGGTGATGACCCTGTCGCGCCAGAAGACCCCGCACGTCCGCACCCAGGGCGGCGACCTATCGGCCAAGGGCGCCTATGAGCTCCTGCCGGCCGAAGGTGGCGAGGCCCAGGTCACGATCTTCGCCTCGGGCACAGAGGTCGGCGTCGCCGTCGCCGCGCGCGACATCCTGCAGGCCAAGGGTAAGCCGACCCGCGTGGTCTCCACGCCCTGCTGGGAGCTGTTCGACCAGCAGCCGGCCGCCTACCAGGCCGCCGTCATCGGCAAGGCCCCTGTGCGCGTCGCCGTCGAGGCCGGGATCAAGATGGGCTGGGAGCGCTTCATCGGCGAGAACGGCAAGTTCGTCGGCATGAAGAGCTTCGGCGCTTCGGCCCCGTTCGAGCGCCTCTACAAGGAATTCGGCATCACCGCCGAGGCCGTCGCAGACGCCGCCAGCGCTTGAGGTTCTGCGCGGGGTGGGAGGCTAGAACTCCACCCCGACGCGCACGATGAAGACCAAGGCGTCTTTCACGGTGCGGTCCGCGCCCGGGCGTCGCACATATTGCAGGTCTGGCTGGATGGTCACCGGTCCGATCCTGTCGGAATAGGTCACCTCGATCGCGCTCTCGGTGCGCTCGAGGGGCTGCCCCGCATCCCAAGCATTGTCGCGGTGTTTGCGGGATAGGAACGCCTGGTTGACGCCCAGCGAGAACGCGCTGTCAGGCCGCCCCGCGAAAACCCGCTCAATCAGCACGCCCGCCTGCCACCCGCCCTTGAAGGCGGTGGTGTCGCCGTCGGAGACCCCGATGCGCGCAAACGCCGTTGTCTTGCGGACCGAGTCGTCGTCGCCATTGACGGTGCGTTCCAGAAGGAGGTAGGCCCCCTTCGCCGTGGCCTGAGCCGGATCGCCCGAAGGGCTCAAGGTCCTCAGGTCCTCCTGCTGGTCGCTGTAGCGCCAGGTTCCGACAGCGACCTTGCCACGTCCCGTCCAGCCCGCCTCGGCGATCGCCAGGACGCCATGCTCGAAGGACGTGCTGACGCCGCCGGGATCGCCCAGCACCCCCGCATTGGCGTTCAGGACGGCGGCTTGAGCGTAGAGGTGCTCACTGGGCGTCCAGCGCAAACGCACGGCCAGGGCGGTGGAGGGAAAGATCGACGGCCCGTTCGGCCCCGTGGCGGCCAGTTCGGAGCCGATGCCGAAGGCGGGAGCCAGGAGCAGGCCAGCGCTTTCGTTGGCGTAAAACTCGCTATTGAGGTCGTAGAGGCCGGCGCGGACCGAACCCTGGTCGCCAAAGCCCTGCTCGACCCAGGCCTCGAAAAGGCGCAGGCGGTGACGCGAGACCTCGATGTTGTCCACGCCCTGCAAGCTGCCGACGTCGTCGTTCGGCGTCGCGCCGCTGTTGTTCAAAAGCTGAAAATGGGCGCTCGCGCCCTTCCAGCCGACGGCCTGGTCCAGATCGACGTCCGCAAAGACCTGCAGATTGTCCAGAACGCGACCGCGCTTGGCCAGCCCGCCGCTAAGCGTCGCTGCGACATCGGCCTTGTAGGCGAGGCTGAGCTGAATCGCCGGATCGCCCTGCGCTGCGGCGGGGCTGGTCGCCAGGACGGCGCTGGCCAAACCCATGCAAACCAGCAGCCTTCGAAAGCCGCGCTTCGTCTTGGCCTTGCGCATCTACGCCCCCCGGCGATTGATCGAACCGGGGCGATCTTGCGGGCAAGACGGCGCCGTTCCGTAAATCTGGGCTGTGGCGCGTCGTCGCAGGGTTAACGCGACGATAGGCAAGAAAATGCAAAACCGGCCCCAAGCTGGAACCCGATCGGACATTCAAAATGGCTTTGGAAGGTCCTTGGTGGAGCCGAGGGGAATCGAACCCCTGACCTCCTCATTGCGAACGAGGCGCTCTACCATCTGAGCTACGGCCCCAAGGAGCGGCGGAGATACGGCCCCAAAGCGCGCTCGTCAAGCGGCTCCTTGCTTGCCAGCGCGCGCTTGGCGCGGCAAGAAGCGGAAAGTCCGGACGGGAAACCCATGACCGCCATTATTCAATTCGTTTTCTTCATCCTCGGCGGCCTGCTCAGCCTTCTGTGGTGGGCGATCGTCATCTCGGCGATCCTGAGCTGGCTGGTGGCGTTCGACGTGATCAACCGCCGTAACACCGCCGTGTACCAGGTGCTGGATTTCCTCGACCGGGTGACCGGCCCTGTCCTGCGCCCGTTCCAGCGCTTGATCCCTTCGCTGGGCGGCGTCGACATCAGTCCGATCATTGTCCTGCTGATCATCTCGGGCGTGCAGAACTATCTGTTGCCGGCGCTACGAGGCACGCTGATCGCCCTCCTCGGCTGACGCCGTGGCGGTCACGCTCGTTGTGCGCCTGACCCCACGCGGCGGGCGCGACGCCGCCGAGGG is a genomic window containing:
- a CDS encoding YggT family protein encodes the protein MTAIIQFVFFILGGLLSLLWWAIVISAILSWLVAFDVINRRNTAVYQVLDFLDRVTGPVLRPFQRLIPSLGGVDISPIIVLLIISGVQNYLLPALRGTLIALLG
- a CDS encoding carbohydrate porin, whose amino-acid sequence is MRKAKTKRGFRRLLVCMGLASAVLATSPAAAQGDPAIQLSLAYKADVAATLSGGLAKRGRVLDNLQVFADVDLDQAVGWKGASAHFQLLNNSGATPNDDVGSLQGVDNIEVSRHRLRLFEAWVEQGFGDQGSVRAGLYDLNSEFYANESAGLLLAPAFGIGSELAATGPNGPSIFPSTALAVRLRWTPSEHLYAQAAVLNANAGVLGDPGGVSTSFEHGVLAIAEAGWTGRGKVAVGTWRYSDQQEDLRTLSPSGDPAQATAKGAYLLLERTVNGDDDSVRKTTAFARIGVSDGDTTAFKGGWQAGVLIERVFAGRPDSAFSLGVNQAFLSRKHRDNAWDAGQPLERTESAIEVTYSDRIGPVTIQPDLQYVRRPGADRTVKDALVFIVRVGVEF